The nucleotide sequence CCTTACGAAGAATGAAGGAGACAAGTCAAAAGTCCAAATTGTAGACTAAAAGAACCTCTGTGGCTAGTGGTACGTAATTCGATAGAAGATAACccacgggttgagagaaaaatacTTGCAAAGCAGTAGACAGTGCAGTAATGCTGTAGTGCTTTTTCAGTAAGATCTTACCTCTTTTGATGATCCAGAATCACTTTTTGTGTTCACAGTTACTAGTTTCCTTTCACCATCTCTTTGTCTTCGAGACTGTTGTTTCGAAGAAGCATTACGCCTGTAATAAATTGAAATGTACATGTCAAAACAAGATTCATGGGGACTTGAGATGCCACAATTAAAGTCACGCAATGACTTGATGGACATATAAATATTGCTTGCTAAAACTTGTTTTGCATCTTGATGGAAAACAAATTACCCAGAGCCTATCTCATTTTCCGCATCAAGGTCAGGAAGAAGTTTACGTCCATTTAAAAATGTTGAGTGAAACAAGAAATTCTTGGTGATATAGTATGTAACTAGAAATtctgaataaataaaaaaaatgacatcAGAAAGCATTCGTCGAATCACAAATCGATGCTAAACTAAATGTTAAACATAGATGCCGTACTTATATCCAAAAGATGTTTTAACTAACTGTGGATACATAATTGTTGAAACAGGCTATGATACTTGATTCATATATGAGGCTTTGTGAACATGCATAAAATTCTGAGAGTCTAGTTACACATAGATGCACATTACTTTAATATAAGTACAGGGATCCACAATGAAAAAATATGGAGCAGGAATGAAGAAAATATCTTTCAATATAAAaggataaaaataaaattcatattTTTGTTGAGCACATCATCGATCTGTAGGTGTTGAGGAATAGAAACACTACCCAAGAGACCAAATGAACTCACTTTCTTCGCTCATATGACTGAATTGGTTCATCAGCCTCTTTATACATTACAGGAAGGTCTGAAAGGTCACACGCCGAGGGCCTTGTGCTGAAAAACTGCGATTGTAGGAGCAAGTGATAACATTTATTTCGGTTTCTAGTCAATAAAAGCAAAATAGATTAAACCATTGGAGCTTAATGTCAAAGTAATTAAACCTGGATGTCTCTGACTCCTATCCAATAGAATTGCTTCTTATATAAATCTAATTTGACgcatagaaaaggaaaaaagatatcCATGATTGTCATCCAGTTTGTGACTTAAGACCATTGCTAGGTAAAGATCTCCATATGGTTTAAgtccaaaatcaaaataatattaaactACTGAGAGCAAGGATAGGACTTGCTATTGGGCCTATGCTGCATTGTATATACTGTCTAAACAGATAACAATGTGATCCACTAAGTCATCTACGAATAAGCCTTGGTGTCACGGTAAGTTCACTCTGTAATCTAGGTTATCAGGGTTCCAAGTCATAGAAATAACCTCTTAGCTTGCAAGGTTAGGACTGCACACATTGACCCTCCATGAATTTCACATTGGGAGGAGTCATGTGCACTGAGCCGCCCTTTTTATTTGCCCAAAAGTAAGCTTTTCTCAAACACAAGTTCCTCATAAAAAGATGTCATGAATCATGAAATTGAGAGTTCTTTTACATGCTGTATTGAAGTCGTGAATGGTGTGCATGATCAAAGCTCTACAATTCCAATAGGTGAAAATGTTAGAATAATACATATGGATTTTATCATGCATTCATTCCGATGATAAAATTCTGGCTTATTTTAGTATAAGAACCTAAATTTTAGTCTGATTTTACTTGGCTGAACAATGCTCATTTCCCATAACTAACCTAAGTTTTTCAATTATGCAAACACTAATTTTGTTATGCAAGATGAGTTCCAATGATATTTCAATTCTGCATATGTAAGAATTGGATCATTATAGTCATTATTGATCAACCTAGTCATTATAATAGAATAGGTTTGTGATAGAATTAAGCAAGAATAACTAGTTCTGATCATAGAAAAATCCTATAATACAAAAGTGAAATTTGTAAATTACTTTCTTCATGGCCATTGCATCAATCTCCCTCCATCAATGCAAAAATTCTTGCTTAAGCAAGAACTTCACAAAGTTTATATCTTTGTATATGAGTTGTGACTAGAACAGTAAGACGCCAAAGTTGCACCAGGTTCAAATACATTGTATATGGTTTTCAAAGTGTCTACAGGTCCAACTCTAATAAAAGAAAAACTTAGCAGAACTAAAGATAAAGTGCATTACAGAAGTTTACCaaagaaaaggagaagtgtaGTTAAACCATCTAATGATGACTCTCTTTTGGCTGCTAAGTAGCAGTACCATGCTATGATTCCATGCCTTTTATggtggaaaaataagaagatgctCATAGCTAATATTACCTTATAAGCATTAAATTCTTAAGTTTCCCACATGTTCAgatcaataaaataatttaatgacGAGTTAAAACTCACATCACTTTGCAAAGCAGATGCTGCAGTACCACGATTGGAGGGGTCTAGCGCAAGAAGCACCATCAATAAACTAAGGGCAGATGATGAGAAATCTCCAAAAGTTTCAACAATGCTTGGTTTGTAAGGCGGTGGGGGTTGGAAGATAGTAGCCAACTTTAACTTTCTCCAGTAGTCTTCtgatggtgatccacatagcttaaatattttatagagctGTTCAACCTGAATAACCCAAAAGCATGTTAACTAATATTTTacatggtgatccacatagcttaAATATTTTACACTTGCTTAATGCCAATGATATGATTCACACAAAATCAATTAATATTTAGTTTAAATGGTTGTCTAATTGATAAAAACACAAAATTGAAATCAATGCTTGGAATACACATATTTTTTCTTGTAATTTAGTGCGTgctatcagaaaatgataataaaatgaagcaaaaaaaaaaagaaaagatgattGGACCTCATTCCTTCCGGGCATGATTGGTTTCCCAACAAACATTTCAGCAAGAAGACAACCAGCACTCCAGAGATCAATGCCAACTCCATAATCTGTAGTACCCAATAACAACTCAGGTGCTCTATACCAGAGGGTCACTACTCTGCTCGTAAGTGAACATTTCTTGTTAGGATTATAAAAATTTGCAAGGCCAAAATCAGCAATTTTCAGCACTCCATTTTTGTCAATCAATAAATTGGAACCCTTAATGTCCCGATGTAAGATTCCCCTCTCGTGACAGTGCTGTAGACCAGAGAGAATTTGCCGCATATAACACTTTACCTGCAGAAAAAGATAGCAATGCAGTCTTCataactcaagtatttgcaagaaTATCAGAAATAAGAAAGGCAAAATGATCAGGAGGAAGAAGGTTTCAGGGGAAAGGGATGCGAGTGCTATATGGGTTGCAAGTATGTTACTAATGCAGCATAAGGCTTCAAGGGTAAAGGAAGTATTATGCTGGTGATTCAGATAAAAAGTTTCATCCTAATTTATCACTAAACATGATGATATacaatttaaagtataaaaaccTGTGGTTCAGTGAGTCTTGCATCAGAGCGTGAAATAACCCTTGCTAAATCAGACCGCATATAATCAAAGACAAGGTATAAGCTGTAATGCATTCTCGAAGTAGCAAGCCCTTCAAGTTTAATGACGTTGGGATGGTCGAGCTTTTGCAGTATCATAATTTCTCTTGCCATGAATTTCACACTCTCAGATTCTGATGTGTCAAAGCGAACCTTCTTTAAGGCAACAATTTTTCCTGTATCACGATCTCGAGCTTTGTACACATTGCTATATGTCCCCTGGCCTACCTAAAGCAGCAACGGAAAATATCAACGGTTAGCTAATTGTCAAATATCAAAGTACTTGTGATTACAAGGAAATGAAACTACAATACAAGTGTGGGCATAAATAATCTGCAATCTTGTTTCACCGTAGCAAACTAGTATTTTAGGACATGCAAGAAAATTATCCTAAAGCAAGGTTGCAACCTGGAGGGATGGCAACGAATTCTCAGAAAACATGTCAACAAATAAATTACAGTACTATGGTGCATTAGCCAAACAAATTTGATGAATGTATGATGAAATTGATGGAGATTATGTTCACTACTTGTAAGACTTCCTCCCTTTTATATCATCATACTAACTCCAAAGATGTCCATATAGAGATTGCCAAGATTCTTCTGATCAACAACAAATCAGCCATCCCAGCAATTTCCTAAAACTAGTGGATACTAAGCAAATGTATTGCAGATTGTTGCAAGAAAAACTGAAATGCTTGCCATATGCGTGGTGCTTTCCTTAGTGGTCCTGGTCATCAATTAGCATTCCTATAGAGTTGACAAGAGCTAGACAATTGATATAGCTGAAATTTGATAACCATATGTAATTGCATTTCATAGATTCTATCAAAAGTTTCGTAAATAATAAAGGTCTTGAGGTATtcagtaaaataaaaaatcatatagcTGAAAGTTTGCCCGTTGTTGGCACTGCAGGAAGTAATTCGAAAAACCCCCAATAAGTAAAATACCTTATCAAGTTTTTCGTAGGAATCGGCACTCTTTGGGATCAACCCGGCGAGCATCTCTGGTGGAACATTGTTGACAAGCCAGCGAGGCCATCCATCGACCAACTCATCTGCGTCACCGACCACCGGCTTCACCAGTTGGGTCGGCGGAAGCAAGGTATTTTCAGGCACTACTGCCTTGCCCTCGCTTTCTTCTTCGCACATCACGACCGTGCCGTGTGCTCCGCGGCCCGGCGGCGGCCGGATGACCAGGGGCTGTCGCTTGTCGTCGTCGCGTCGGACGGGGAAGTAGTCGTTTTCGCGCATCATCACGTTGAGGTGGCTCTCTCCGAGGGGAGAATCCATGGAGGGGCCCTTGGCCTGGATGCAACCCATGACGATCGAGCGGCGTGTGGTTCCACCGAAACGGGTGTCGGGCGACGGGCGACACGAACGAGAGAAGGCGGAGACATGGAGGAGGGAGGGggaagagagaaagagggagatgaTAATATGGGGAGTTGGGCCGGCTACGCTTGGCGTTGCAATCCTCGCCGACTTTGTCTTCTTTCTCCTCTCGCTGCGGATGGATTTTCTCCGTCGCTTTCGTCGCTCCCGTTTGGTTCTTTTCGTCGCTGCTGTGCACGCTGTCACCAGGTGGAGGAGCAGAAAAGAAGCAGGGAGGATGCGCGTGGCCGTGTTTGGAGACGAGAGATCGCCCGGAGACGGCCTCGAGCTTCGGCGGGAGCAGTTGACGACTGCCGTCCCGTCTTTGCTGCAAACACTTGGTGGGCATCAGCccgacttattattattattaaaatgcgTTAAAATAATCTAATAAGAGCGATTTTTCATAAAATACTATTACAGTATATCCTccaatcaaaaataatttttgcactatatatatatatatacatatatattttggaagaat is from Musa acuminata AAA Group cultivar baxijiao chromosome BXJ1-6, Cavendish_Baxijiao_AAA, whole genome shotgun sequence and encodes:
- the LOC135586831 gene encoding probable serine/threonine-protein kinase At1g54610 gives rise to the protein MGCIQAKGPSMDSPLGESHLNVMMRENDYFPVRRDDDKRQPLVIRPPPGRGAHGTVVMCEEESEGKAVVPENTLLPPTQLVKPVVGDADELVDGWPRWLVNNVPPEMLAGLIPKSADSYEKLDKVGQGTYSNVYKARDRDTGKIVALKKVRFDTSESESVKFMAREIMILQKLDHPNVIKLEGLATSRMHYSLYLVFDYMRSDLARVISRSDARLTEPQVKCYMRQILSGLQHCHERGILHRDIKGSNLLIDKNGVLKIADFGLANFYNPNKKCSLTSRVVTLWYRAPELLLGTTDYGVGIDLWSAGCLLAEMFVGKPIMPGRNEVEQLYKIFKLCGSPSEDYWRKLKLATIFQPPPPYKPSIVETFGDFSSSALSLLMVLLALDPSNRGTAASALQSDFFSTRPSACDLSDLPVMYKEADEPIQSYERRKRNASSKQQSRRQRDGERKLVTVNTKSDSGSSKEEKPTDLLTDSQEPGSSTGSSSSSIKAEGSTPIQRESQRTRLPYSPYV